A window from Zingiber officinale cultivar Zhangliang chromosome 7A, Zo_v1.1, whole genome shotgun sequence encodes these proteins:
- the LOC122001704 gene encoding calcium-dependent protein kinase 1-like — translation MGNNPSRRGRADSGKNRSHLRSTGSIGRVLRRPKEDVHSAYSFGRELGHGQFGVTSLVTHKTTGEMLACKSIATRKLTHADDLEDVRREVQIMHHLTGHRNIVELKGAYEDRSSVYLVMELCEGGELFDRIISRGHYSERAAASLCREIVNVVHCCHSMGVMHRDLKPENFLFLNTNEESPLKATDFGLSTFFKPGELFKDVLGSAYYIAPEVLRKNYGPEADIWSAGVIVYILLAGVPPFWADNDQGIFSAILRGRLDFSSDPWPNISDSAKDLVKKMLRANPKERLTAAEILTHPWIREDGEAPDSPLDLTVITRMKQFRAMNKLKKVALKVIAESLSEEEIIGLKEMFKSMDTDNSGTLTVEELRAGIPKLGNMGIKITESEVQQLMEAADVDGNGSIDYMEFITATMHMNRMEKEDHLYKAFQYFDKDQSGYITIEELEQALMDYNMGDQQTIKEIIAEVDINHDGRINYEEFVTMMRNDS, via the exons ATGGGCAACAACCCCTCACGGCGCGGCCGCGCCGACAGCGGCAAGAACCGCTCCCACCTCCGGAGCACTGGCAGCATCGGCCGCGTCCTACGCCGCCCCAAGGAGGACGTCCACTCCGCCTACTCATTCGGCCGGGAGCTCGGGCACGGCCAGTTCGGCGTCACCAGCTTGGTGACCCACAAGACCACGGGCGAGATGCTGGCCTGCAAGTCGATCGCCACCCGCAAGCTGACGCACGCCGATGACCTCGAGGACGTCCGCCGGGAGGTGCAGATCATGCACCACCTTACAGGCCACCGCAACATCGTCGAGCTCAAGGGCGCCTACGAGGACCGCTCCTCCGTCTACCTCGTCATGGAGCTGTGCGAGGGCGGAGAGCTCTTCGATCGCATCATTTCCCGCGGCCATTACTCCGAACGCGCAGCCGCCTCCCTATGCCGCGAGATCGTCAATGTGGTGCACTGCTGCCACTCGATGGGCGTTATGCATCGCGACCTCAAGCCTGAGAACTTCCTCTTCCTCAACACCAACGAGGAGTCGCCGCTTAAGGCCACCGATTTCGGCCTCTCCACCTTCTTCAAACCCG GAGAATTATTCAAGGATGTTCTTGGTAGTGCGTACTATATTGCTCCCGAGGTATTGCGAAAGAATTATGGACCAGAGGCTGATATTTGGAGTGCTGGAGTGATCGTCTACATTCTTCTTGCTGGCGTTCCTCCTTTTTGGGCTG ATAACGACCAAGGCATTTTTTCTGCTATACTACGTGGGCGTTTGGATTTCTCATCCGATCCTTGGCCAAATATATCAGACAGTGCAAAAGATCTAGTGAAGAAAATGTTAAGAGCAAACCCAAAAGAACGACTTACAGCAGCTGAAATTCTCA CCCATCCATGGATAAGAGAAGATGGGGAAGCTCCTGATAGCCCACTTGACCTAACAGTTATAACTAGAATGAAGCAGTTCAGGGCCATGAACAAGCTTAAAAAAGTAGCCCTGAAG GTGATTGCTGAAAGCTTGTCAGAGGAAGAAATTATTGGTTTGAAGGAAATGTTCAAATCAATGGACACTGACAACAGTGGCACATTGACTGTCGAAGAACTGAGAGCTGGAATTCCCAAATTGGGTAACATGGGAATCAAGATTACTGAATCTGAAGTTCAGCAATTGATGGAAGCA GCAGATGTGGATGGAAATGGGTCCATTGATTATATGGAATTTATCACCGCTACAATGCATATGAACCGAATGGAAAAAGAAGATCATCTGTACAAGGCGTTCCAGTATTTTGACAAGGACCAAAGCGG ATACATCACCATTGAGGAGCTGGAGCAAGCTCTCATGGATTACAACATGGGGGATCAACAAACAATTAAGGAGATAATTGCTGAAGTTGATATTAACCAT